ATCCCGCGCGCAAATCGGGGAACCGCTGCCTGTGGACTGTGAACTCCCGGCACCCGTCGCACTTCTGATGGGAATTCCCAAGGGCGATGGGATAGAACAGGTGATCCGCCAGACCACGGAATTGGGTGTGCGGCAGATCATTCCCCTGCTAACCGAACGCACCCAAGTCCACCCCAGTCCGGCACGCCACCAGCGCTGGCAACGCATCGCCACGGAAGCCGCCGAACAGTCCTGGCGCCAGTGGATTCCTCGGATTGCGCCCGCCCAATCGCTGGCCGATGCCTGGTCGCAAGTGGCGACAATGCGCTGTTTGGTGTGTGCGCTGGATACCAATGCTCCCCACCTGCGCGATGTACTCGGTCCAGAACCGGAACCGCTGGCGCTATGCATCGGGCCGGAAGGGGGGTGGAGCGACACTGAAATGGCCTGGTTCCGAGCGCAGGGGGCGACGTTGGTTTCCTTGGGCAGGCGGGTGCTCCGTAGCGTCACGGCGCCGGTGGTTGCTCTGGCTCTGGTTGCGGCATCATGGGAAAGGTAGTGGGAGCGATGGGTTATGACAGTCACCTACGCCCGCGAGTGGGATTTGTCCGTGCTGTACCAGGACTTGGACGACCCTCGCTTGGAACAGGATTTACAGGACCTGCAAGCGCAAGCGACCACCTTTCGCCAGCAGTACCGGGGGCGGGTGGCGGAACTCACGCCCGAACAGGTGCGCACGGCGCTGCAAACATTGGAAGCTCTATGGGAGCGGCTGGGATACTGCTGGGCCTATCCAGCGCTGCGCTTTGCCGCTGACACCCGCCATACCCAAGCGCGGCAAGTCTTGGACCACGTGCGCCAGGCGGCTACAGCCATCGAAAACCAGGTGTTGTTTTTCGCGCTGGAATTGCAACAACTTCCATCCGAACAACTCGCCGCTTTGGCCGCCTCACCCGTGCTGGCGACTTACCGGCACTACCTAGAGCGCCTACGGTTGACCCAGCCCTACCAACTCCCCGAAGCGGTGGAACAAACCCGCAACCAGGACAGTTTGACGGGGCGGCAGGCGTTTATCCAGTTGCATACGTTGCACCAGGGGTCGTTGCGTTACCGTCCCGTGACCACGCCTGAAGGCAAAACCGCCCAACTGGAAGCGGAACTGGGCGCGTTGCTGATGCATCCCGACCCCGACACCCGTTACCAGGCCTACACCAGCATCCGGGAGCAGTTGGCCGAACACAACCTGCTCTACGGCTACATCCTCAACACCATTGCCCAGGACCACCGGTTGGAAAACCAGATGCGGGGGTATCCCTCCACCCTGGCGAAGCAATTGCTGGCCGATGAAGTGCCAGAAACGGTGTTCAACGCCATCATGCAGGGGACAGCGGCGCGTTACGACCTATTTCAACGCTACTACCGGCGCAAGGGCGACGTGCTGGGGATGAAAATCCGCACCTGTGACGTGATAGCGCCTTGGCCAACCACGCAACCAGTGGACTTGCAGGTGGACTACGACCGGGGGGTGGAACTGCTGCTGGCGGCGTTGGAGCAATTCAGTCCAGCGTACCGGCAACGGGCGGAAACATTTTTCCGGCGGCGGTGGGTGGATGCCCAAGTGCGACCGGGGAAACAGGGCGGGGCCTTTTGTTCCTACGTGCATGGCAAAAATAGTTTTCTGCTGCTTTCGTACACCGATGATTACAATTCCCTGTTCACGCTGGCCCATGAACTCGGGCATGGGTTGCATTTCGCCTGGATTGGGGAAAACCAAACCTATTTCAACAGCAATCCCCCGATGGTCTTGGCGGAAGTGGCATCGGTCTTTAACGAGTTATTACTGCTGGACTATTTACTGGCCCAAGCCCATGACCAGCGGGATTTACAGCGCGTTTTGCTGGTGCGCTTGATTGAAGACCAATTGAATTTGTTGTTCCGGCAAAGCACCATTAGCCGCTTGGAATTAGCGATTCATGAACGGGCCGCCCAAGGAAGTTTTGACCACGAATTTGTCAATCAAACCTGGCTGGCGCTCTATCAACAACTGTGTGGTGACGCCGTGGACGTTTTGCCGGAACACGCGGTGGACTGGGCGCGGATTAGTCACATCTTTTTCAAACCCTTTTATTGCTACCAGTACACAGCGTCCAGCATCGTGAGCCTGGCCTGTTACCAGCAATATCGCCAGCACGGTCAGGACTTTATCCCAGGTTATTCGGAGTTGCTGGCCAGCGGCGGCTCGCAGGACCAGATTGCAGCACTACGACAGTATGTGGGGGTGGATTTAACGCAACCGGCGACGATCACGGCGGCTTTGGACACGATTGCGGAATTGCTGGACCGGCTAGAAGCAACGCTGTGACCCTGATAAGCTGAAGGGAGTGGGGTTCGGAGTCCGTACCGTTGTCAGCCGCAACGTCGAATGACGAGGCCTGTTTGCAAGCGCTGGTGCGAGCGATAGAGAAATTGCAGGCCACCACCGCCCTGGAACAGGTCTGGCATCAGGGTGCGGCGTACTTGGCCCAGGAGTTGCAAGCGGCGTTGGCCGTCAATGGACGCCAGGGACAGGTGTGGGTATGGCTGGCCAGTTACGACCCTGTGCGCAAAACCCTGGTGGGACGCGATGGCGTGGTGCCCAACCCCAAGGAAGAAGGGACATTGTTGCGCCAGCGGTTGGAAATCACGGCGGGTGATGTCTGGCAACAGGTATTGGAACAGGGACAACCACTCGATATTCCCGACTGGAACAAAGAAGCCCGCCGGGGCGAATGGGTCCATCGGATGAGTCGCTGGCGACCGGTGGGGGCCAGTGTGTACCCATTGCCGGGCGGTATGGGCATTGCCTTTTTGGGGATTTCCGAGTGGGGGGCGACCCTGCGACCGGATGGCAAGCTGCGGGTGCGTTTGTTTCTCCGCGAACTGACCCAGCAATTGCAACGGCTACAGGAGCGGCAGAAACGGCAACAAACCCAGCAGGCGGGGGAATTTCTCATCCAAGTGATGGACAAATGTCGCCAGCAAAAGGGGTACCACGAACGCTTGGCTGTGGTCATCGAACAACTGCACCAGGCGGTGGGAGCGGACCAAACCCTGCTGTACGCCTACGACGAACGCGCCAGTCAGTTCACCCTGAAAACCAGCGCCCCCCGTTTACGCCGGGACGACGTGATCCCCCTAGCGGTGCTGCGAGGGCTGTACCAAGAATTGTTGCTGGCCGAAAGAGTCGTGATTCCCGATGCGAGCCAGGCAGAACGGATGGCTATCGGCGCCCAGTTTTGGCAGCAGTACCATGCTCAAGCCCTCATTGCCGCTCCCATCTATGCCCCTGAATCGAAACAGTTGCTGGGGTTTTGCGCCTGTTTGAGTCGTCAACCCCGACCCTGGGATGCCTTTGCCGAGACGGCTGTTCAGGGCGTTGCCCAACTCATCGCGCTGCTATCGTCCTTGGCCGATTTATCCCAAACCCTGATGCGACTGGAAACTGAACAGAAGGTGCATATCGGCATCGCCCAAGCGATTTACGGCACACAAGACTGGCAACAGGCGCTCAAAACGGCGGGACAAATTCTCGACCAGCACCTACCGGGCGACCGCTGGTTGTTGTTGCACCAGAATCCTGACAGCCGTCACTACGACATTGTGCATCAGAGTTTCAAGAAGCGACCGATTGTAGGGCCATTAGCTGCTCTACACGAACTCGATTACGAAGCCTTGAGCCGCGACCATCCCGTGCTGGCCGTCCCCAACTGGCAAACGGACTTAAAACTGATGACCTGGCGGCAAACCCTGCAGAATCAAGGGGTGCAAGCTGTCTTGGCTGCCAATGCGGTACCGGAACGACCACCAGAAATCTTATTGGTTTTAACCTGCTCCCAACCCTACGCCTGGAGTCTCCAGGACCGTCAATTTGCCCAGGCGGTGGCGCGACAGTTGGGGGTAGTGGCGCGGCAATGGTATCTCCATCAGGCACAGGCGTCCCAAACCCGTCTCTACCAAGCGCTGGCGCAGGCGTTGACACTGGTAGAAAAGCCATCGGCGTTGGTGCAATATCTGGCCCAAGCCTTGGACGTGCCCCAGGTGGCTTTGGTGACGTGGGCTGCAGGCGCTCAGACCGGTCAAGTGGTGGTCGCCCATCCCCACCATGAACCGTTTGCCGTGGTGACTGACACAGACATTTCGCTCGATGATGATCCGTTCATTCAACAGGTCATTCGCCAATCAGAACCCTGGGTGCAAAGTGGCGTAGATTTGGAACCCGAAACGCGGCGGTGGTTGACCGGCCCAGGGATTGAGCGAATTTTAGCCGTACCCATTGGTGAACCGGCGCAAGCTCTGCTGATGTTACTAGACCGCGGGCAAGACCCTTGGCCGTCCCCAATGGTTCATCTCTTGCAAGTCCTGGCTCAGGTCATGGCGCGGGAGCAGTCCTTCAGGCAACGGTTGCAAGACTGGCAACAGGGCTACTTGGAATTGGCGTGCCAGGATTGGTGGCGGCAATGCCTATGGCCGGAATGGGCGGCTGAGATAAGCAGCTTGATTCCTGAGCAATGGCCGGCAAAAGCACAACAGGCTCGCCGGTGGCTGCAACCCGACCTGTCCCTGCATCTCCAGCCGGTGCCGTTAGCGGGGTTATTGCGGCGGGTGTCGGCGCGGGTGCAAGACCTGATGAATGAACGGCAAGTCTGGTTTCGCGTGCATCAGCAGGGGCCAGAAAAAGCGCAGGTCCTAGGGGACGGGGAACGGTTGGAATTTATCCTGGCGGAATTGCTGCGTTTTGCCTGCCAGCGTTCTCCCCAGCAGGGACGGGTGGATATTTGGTGCCAACTTGTTTCCAACGGCCTGATGGAAGTCGCGATTACCGATTACGGCCCCATCCCCGAAACGCTGCTGGAGCAACTACGCCCAGACCATCCCGACCCCCTGAGCAAGGGTGTGTTGAACACGTCGCCGATGCGGGAACTCTTCTTGTGCCGGTTGCAGGTGCAACAGATGGGCGGCGAACTGTTTTACGAAAAAT
This Gloeomargarita sp. SKYB120 DNA region includes the following protein-coding sequences:
- a CDS encoding 16S rRNA (uracil(1498)-N(3))-methyltransferase yields the protein MPDGRDLRQYQRLAIQPQQIQDQQVQLTPGQRHYLERVLRLRTGDSFIAMDGQGHWWLAQLTGPSRAQIGEPLPVDCELPAPVALLMGIPKGDGIEQVIRQTTELGVRQIIPLLTERTQVHPSPARHQRWQRIATEAAEQSWRQWIPRIAPAQSLADAWSQVATMRCLVCALDTNAPHLRDVLGPEPEPLALCIGPEGGWSDTEMAWFRAQGATLVSLGRRVLRSVTAPVVALALVAASWER
- a CDS encoding M3 family metallopeptidase, which codes for MTVTYAREWDLSVLYQDLDDPRLEQDLQDLQAQATTFRQQYRGRVAELTPEQVRTALQTLEALWERLGYCWAYPALRFAADTRHTQARQVLDHVRQAATAIENQVLFFALELQQLPSEQLAALAASPVLATYRHYLERLRLTQPYQLPEAVEQTRNQDSLTGRQAFIQLHTLHQGSLRYRPVTTPEGKTAQLEAELGALLMHPDPDTRYQAYTSIREQLAEHNLLYGYILNTIAQDHRLENQMRGYPSTLAKQLLADEVPETVFNAIMQGTAARYDLFQRYYRRKGDVLGMKIRTCDVIAPWPTTQPVDLQVDYDRGVELLLAALEQFSPAYRQRAETFFRRRWVDAQVRPGKQGGAFCSYVHGKNSFLLLSYTDDYNSLFTLAHELGHGLHFAWIGENQTYFNSNPPMVLAEVASVFNELLLLDYLLAQAHDQRDLQRVLLVRLIEDQLNLLFRQSTISRLELAIHERAAQGSFDHEFVNQTWLALYQQLCGDAVDVLPEHAVDWARISHIFFKPFYCYQYTASSIVSLACYQQYRQHGQDFIPGYSELLASGGSQDQIAALRQYVGVDLTQPATITAALDTIAELLDRLEATL
- a CDS encoding GAF domain-containing protein, which gives rise to MSAATSNDEACLQALVRAIEKLQATTALEQVWHQGAAYLAQELQAALAVNGRQGQVWVWLASYDPVRKTLVGRDGVVPNPKEEGTLLRQRLEITAGDVWQQVLEQGQPLDIPDWNKEARRGEWVHRMSRWRPVGASVYPLPGGMGIAFLGISEWGATLRPDGKLRVRLFLRELTQQLQRLQERQKRQQTQQAGEFLIQVMDKCRQQKGYHERLAVVIEQLHQAVGADQTLLYAYDERASQFTLKTSAPRLRRDDVIPLAVLRGLYQELLLAERVVIPDASQAERMAIGAQFWQQYHAQALIAAPIYAPESKQLLGFCACLSRQPRPWDAFAETAVQGVAQLIALLSSLADLSQTLMRLETEQKVHIGIAQAIYGTQDWQQALKTAGQILDQHLPGDRWLLLHQNPDSRHYDIVHQSFKKRPIVGPLAALHELDYEALSRDHPVLAVPNWQTDLKLMTWRQTLQNQGVQAVLAANAVPERPPEILLVLTCSQPYAWSLQDRQFAQAVARQLGVVARQWYLHQAQASQTRLYQALAQALTLVEKPSALVQYLAQALDVPQVALVTWAAGAQTGQVVVAHPHHEPFAVVTDTDISLDDDPFIQQVIRQSEPWVQSGVDLEPETRRWLTGPGIERILAVPIGEPAQALLMLLDRGQDPWPSPMVHLLQVLAQVMAREQSFRQRLQDWQQGYLELACQDWWRQCLWPEWAAEISSLIPEQWPAKAQQARRWLQPDLSLHLQPVPLAGLLRRVSARVQDLMNERQVWFRVHQQGPEKAQVLGDGERLEFILAELLRFACQRSPQQGRVDIWCQLVSNGLMEVAITDYGPIPETLLEQLRPDHPDPLSKGVLNTSPMRELFLCRLQVQQMGGELFYEKLPDQRFSSRLWLSLAL